TCTTAACATTATTGATTTCCACTTTCAACAGATATAGGAGAAGCATTAGGAACATCATTATCTACAGATGTAGGAGCTTCTGACTGGGGCTGGGGTACACTTTGTACTTGTTGCTGAGCCTGGCTTTCAGATGATGTTCCTACAGAAAGATAATCTGAAGATAAATCTTGAACAGGTGATTCACTAGCATCAGGATCAACACGATAAGACAATACCTGGAATCCCAGGGGATTTTTTAACCTATACTTTTCATCCATCTTCAAATTGCTATTATAAGTATAGGTCAGAGTAGCAACATTGCTATCCATAAATCTTGATATGCCAGTACTCTTATTTAATAAAAATCTTTGGAATCTTACTGTTGCGCTAGCATCGCGACCATCGGCCTTTCCACTATTATTAAGGACGATACTCAAAATCTTAACGCGAATTGACTGAGCAGACCCATAAAGATTAAATGGGCTATTTGGGTTACTTTTATTCATCAGATTGCGGTAGCTGTCAGATACCCCAGCAACCGACATAGAATAAACTGTAGCCCAGTCATTATCATAAATAATCTGACTATCAAAAGATTCTCTAGCAATAATAAAGTGAGAAATATTACTCTTATTTACTGCTTCATTTTTAGTAATATCTAAATTATTCCAATCACCGGCTAGTTTAGCAACAGTAGCTTGTCCCGTATAGACATCAGCCATAACAAGATAAGGTTCTTTTTCTTTCAGCGGCAAAATATAAAATAATCCGCCAAGTAGACACAAAGAAGAGAAGGTAGAAATACCAGCAACAATCCATGCCCTTTTCTCACTTTTTTTGCGGATATCAACCAAGGTCGTTTCAAAATCCAAAGATCTTTTTACAGCCTTTTGGATATTGCCATCAGTAGTATTTTTACTTGATTTGAACATATATTTCCATTTTAATCTTGAGTTTTTACATCAGCTTTTGCTGATCTCTCATATTTTTTCTTCCCACTGTTTTTCACAGCAACATCCATTTTCTTATGCGCCATAATGACACCATTTTGAACATAGAAAACCATCCCTTTATCTTCATAAAGTTTAGATAATTCACTCAAGGCATTATCAAGCTCGGTATTTCGTATTGTTGATACTTTCTTATACAAAGTAAAATCAAGCGTATAGTCATAAACAACAGGCATCTTTGCCTCTTCTCCCCAACGCTCCAACAAACCTTTTACAGTTGTATCAAGTCGTGTCACTTGATAAACATGAGGTTTGACAAGCGGAATCTCAGTTACCTGATCAGGCAGTTCATTTAATGGCTTCCATGAACTTGGGAAATCTGGAGCAGACTGATTTGCACAACCTGCCATTAGCGCGCCCACACTAGCAGACAGCAACAGCGTTCTTAAAAAAAACATACATAGCACCTTATAAAACAACTTAAGTTACAACCAAAGCATCTTAATTAAAAATGAAGAAAAGACAATTCATGTTTGGTTATTTTTATTGGTTAAAATCTTGTTAATTATTTTAATCTGTGCTAAATTTCACGTCAATACAAATTCATATTTTCATCTCAACATCATGTTTTTTTCCTGCGCCGACTTAGCTGTTCCGCATGATATTATGCATCATGTCGTGAGAGTTGAATCCTCAGGCAACCCATACGCTATAGGTGTTGTAGGCGGACGCTTACAAAGACAGCCTAAAAATTTGGCTGAAGCAGTCGCTACTGCTAAAATGTTGGAACAAAAGGGATTTAACTTCTCCTTAGGATTAGCTCAAGTTAACCGATACAATTTAAAAAAATACGGGTTGCATTCCTACGAGCATGCATTCCAAGTGTGCCCAAACGTCAAGGCAGGCTCGCACATATTGCGAGAATGCTACAATCGTGCAAAAGACTGGGGTAAATCTTTCAGCTGTTATTATTCCGGTAACTTTGTAACCGGTTATAAGCATGGATATGTGCAAAAAATTTTTTCATCCATGGGGAAAGGGAGAGCACTCCCACAAAATGCCATTCCAGTCATCAGCAATACTGTGAATACCCCTCGCCCTATGGGACAAATGACAGCGCAACAAACTAACCGCCCAAATTTGACAGTTACCGCTAATCCACAACCATACTCGGCCACTGTCTCTAAAAACCAACATTCCTTACAAGATAATAGTACTGCACAAGCGAAAAGCAATACTTATAAAGATAGCGCAGCAGTCTTTTAGATAGTTTTTTTCCACATCAACCTGTAATAAACATAGGAAATTTCAAATGAAAAACACTCAGATTCAAAAAAAATCCCGCTTTACCGCTGAAAACGTTGCTACAGCAGCATTTGTTGCTGCAGCATTTTTAGCACCGACTGTTGGTATGGCAGCCGATGATTTTACTTCAGCTTCTGGTGGTGCCTGTAAATTCATTAAAAACATCCATACCGTATTGAACTTAATGTCCGTTGCTGTTGTAACCATCGCCATTATCTTTGCCGGTTACCAAATTGCTTTTGCACACAAACGCATTTCTGACGTCGCTCCTATTTTAATTGGTGGCGTACTGATTGGTGCGGCCGGCCAAATCGCAAAAATGCTGGTTGGCAATGCAGACTCTTGCTCTGCCGGTACAACATCAGCAATGCTCCAAGTATTGCAATTTTTTGCCTAATTAACACCATGCAGAAAAACATCGTTTTTCGAGGATGTACGCGTCCGGCAACCTTTCTCGGTGTACCTTATATACCTTTCTTTATAGGAGCCGGCTCAGGATTATTGATGGGAATGTACTTCAATATGTTTTTTTTATTGACCATTCCCTTCATCATCCTGATTATGAGGCAGATGGCCAAGCGGGATGATATGATTTTTCGTTTTCTCGGTTTACGTCTGAAATTTAGACTTAAAGCCAGAAACCGAGAGGAGTTTCCTGATACGTGGTGCTTCTCGCCTAATGAATACCGTAACAATCCTCCCAAACAATGACAACAAAACATCCGGCAGACATCTTTGTCTGTCGGACGATTTCAACACAAAAAACAAATAAAATGTTTACTCCTGACGCATCAATCAGTCAATTCGTATCCCTCTCCACCCATGTTTCCCCAACCATTGTCAAAACCACTGGTGGGGATTACCTGACAACATGGCATCTATCCGGCCTTCCTTTTGTGGGTCGAGAAGAATGGGAGCTCGAACACAAACACAACACATTTAATCGTTTACTCCAATCCTTACGCGCTCCGGACTATGTCAATGTTGCCTTCTGGGTACATGACATTCGCCGCCACCGCGGCATCGATTTGCGCCCAAAATTCCAAGAGTCTTTTAATCAAAGCCTCTCCGACCGCTATTTTTCCCGACTTTCTAAAGAAAAGCTCATGAACAACGAGCTTTACTTGACCATGATTTACCGTCCCGTTGTTGACGGTAAAAAGTTCGTTGATAAATCAGGCAATATCGATCGTCTGAAGGCCGAACAGGAACAAGCTATCGGTACGCTAAATGAATTAGCAACCAACCTTGAAGCCGTCCTCAAAGACTACCACCCCTACCGACTCGGTATGTACGAAGGCAAAAACGGTACTGTATTCTCAGAAACACTCGAACTTTTCGGTTACATCCTTAACCGTATAAACGAGCCGGTTCCCGTACTACCCGCTCCTGTTTACAACTACTTACCCCTTAGCAGACATCTTTTCTCTGCCAAAACCGGCGACTATATCGTCCGTACCCCTGAAGGTAAAAATCACTACGGTGCCATACTCAACCTTAAAGAATACCCTGACGGTACCTATCCCGGCGTGCTTAACGGGCTCAAATATTTGGATGTCGAATACGTTATCACTCATAGTTTCAGCCCCATGAGCCGATACGACGCCATGAAAACCCTTGAGCGTACCCGTGGCATGATGATCTCTTCCGGCGATAAATCCTTTACCCAAATTGCAGAACTTGATCATGCAATGGACCAACTCGCATCCGGCAATTTCGTTCTTGGAGGCTACCACTTCAGTCTTGCTATCTATGCCGACAGCCAAGAGCAGCTTTCCCAAAACATTGCCGCCGCCCGAGCAGAGCTTTCCAATGCAGGTTTTGTAACAACAAAAGAGGACTTGGCCGTCTGCGCCGCATATTATGCCCAGCTTCCGGGTAACTGGAACTACCGCACCCGCATCGCCAATCTCTCATCGTTAAATTTCTTGGGTCTCTGCCCACTACACAATTTTGCCGCCGGCAAACGTGAGGGCAACCCATGGGGGCAATGCGTTACCGTTCTTCAGACGACCAATGGCCAGCCCTACTACTTCAACTTCCATGCAACCCTCGAAGGCGAAGATTCCGAAGGAGAAAAAGCCATTGCCAATACTATGGTTATTGGTAAGTCCGGTACAGGTAAAACAGCCCTTATCAACTTCCTCCTTAGCCAGGTACAAAAATACGATCCCAAGCCCACTATCTTTTTCTTCGATAAAGACCGTGGTGCCGAAATTTTTGTCAGAGCCTGCGGCGGTGCCTATATGGCACTGGAAAGCGGCCAACCTACCGGCTTTAACCCTTTCCAATGCGAAAATACAGAGGCAAATGTCCAATTCCTTTGCGGCCTTATGAAACAACTGGGAGGTAAAGCGCACTATTCTGCCGCAGAAGACGACGACGTCCTGCGCGCCGTTCGAGCCATGCTCGATACTCCGCTGGCGCTGCGCAGCATTTCCAACTTCCAAAAATCTCTGCCCAATACAGGCGATGACTCCCTCTATGCCAATATCCGCAAATGGACCCGTGGAAACAGCCTTGGCTGGGTTTTTGATAACCCTCAGGACAAAATCGACTTCAGCGGAGCCAATATTATCGGCTTCGACTACACCGATGTGATTGAAAACCCACAGGTACGCGATCCAGTCATCGGCTACCTTATCCATCGAATGGAAGAGCTTATCGATGGCCGCCGCTTCATCTACATCATGGACGAATTCTGGAAAATCCTTGATGGCGAAGGCGGTTTGAAAGAGTTTGCCAAAAACAAACAAAAAACCATCCGTAAGCAAAACGGTATGGGTATCTTCGCTACCCAGTCACCGGAAGACGCCCTCAAAAGCGATATTTCCGCCGCACTGATTGAGCAGACAGCTACCATGATACTGCTGCCGAATCCGAATGCAGATAAAAAAGACTATATCGACGGCTTGAAACTGACCGACTCAGAGTTTCAAGTAGTCAAAGGCCTGGATGAGCGTAGCCGCTGCTTCTTGGTCAAACAAGGTCATGCGTCAGCTGTTTGCCAGCTTAATCTGCGCGGATTTGACGACGAATTGGCTGTCATCTCCGCCAGTACCGACAACATCGACATCATGGATGGCATTATCAAGAAAACAGCCGAACGCCTTGGCATTAGCATCGATGCAGTGAAGCCAGAAGATTGGTTGCAGACCTTCTACGATGAGCGTAAGGGTTCCGGCAAGAAGTCGGCTGCTAATGTGATGCGTAATGCAGATTAGACCGCTTTGAAATGAATACAAAGCAAATAGGGGCATCTGAAAATAATAGATTTTCTAACAACCCTTAATACGAAAAACTTGGATATTCGAAATTAATTGAATCAAAGAAAGATAAAAAATGAAAATTGGAATGAAAAAACTGGCAGCTGTTCTAGTGTGCGCCGGAATGTTGGGAAGTTCGCCTGCGATGGCTGGCGGCTTTCCCGTATTTGATGGGGCAGCCTTAGGTCAAATGATCAAAGACGGTATAGAAAAGTTTATTCACTATAAAAAAATCTATGATCACTATAATAAGGAATACGAACAATGGAAAGAGCAATTTGACAGCCAAATTCGTGGTCCACTTTCTTCTGTTCAGCAAATAGATTCGATCAAAGAAATGTCAAATGAGGAAATTTTGCAGATTTTGAATAAACGCATCCAACAGTGTAATAGTCTAGTCAATGAAAAATCCAAAAATCTGTGTATTACCTCCATTCAAATCGACAATCAGAAGATCAAACTTTATTTTGCTACCGAAGACCGTATCTCGCAAAATATGAAAAGACTAGATGCAACATTAAAGAATTATGAAAGAGTCAGTTCAAAAAACAATAACGGTAAAAATTCAGGTGTTCTCCAAACCATAGAGTCCGACATTCGCAACCAAATGTTGAACATCAACAATATCGTCAAAATCAACGAGCATCAGATCAAATTGTTGGATGCTAAACAAGAAATGATTCAGAAAGCTCGTACTGCCGTAACACAAGAGCAACTCCAAGGTTCTTTTTCAGTAAGAGGGATGGCAGCAAAAGCCGTTGTTCATGCTGCTATTGTCACTACACTAAAAAGCCAGGCAGGAGACTATAAAACTAAAGCTGAAGGTCTTCGAAAAGGATCCTCAAATTCTTCAAATAAAGCATTTTACCGATAACAGAAAAAGATTAACACTATGGATCAATTTATCAGTGGCGTTGGCGAATTAGCCATCTATACCAGTATCCGCGACTACATCTATGCTCGCATAGAATTTTTAACAGAACACCTACTTTCCAAAAACCTCAGTATGGCTTTGTCTTTGGTCTTAGCTCTACTTACCCTTTGGATCATGGTTCAAGGTTATCTGATTGCAACCGGTAGAAGCCAAGAAGGGCTTAAAGGGTTTGCATTTGGTTTGGGTAAAGCCTATTTTATTGTCTTTGTCGCCTTGGGCGTTGCCTCAAGCAGTAATTTTGCCATAAGAACACTGACCGATACGACAGCAGATACCCTATCTGAAATTATGCGTGGCGACAATAAAATTGGGGCAGCCTGTCTGACCCAATCAACCGACAGCTTTGTTGGCTGTAAAATCGACCAAAACCTTACTGTTGCCCAATCCATTATGGGTATGTTGAGCAGAATCGATACCGCAGGTGATCCAAACATTTTCACCCAACTCAATCAGGCAAAATGGTTTGCCGGTGTCGGTACTGCCGGACCGGGCGTAGTAGCAGGAACCATGCTGATCGTATTCCGCATCGCCATGGCTCTCTTTATCGGCTTTGCGCCTATCTTTATTTTATGCCTTCTGTTCAAAAAAACAGCACCCCTGTTTCAAAAATGGCTATACTATGGGCTGGCAACCATCTTTTCAGGGGTTATGCTCGGTGTAATGTCAGATATTGCCATGGACTTAGTTTCCAATGTCGGTACCAGTCTTTTTCTCTCAAAAGAGGCTATGCAGTTTGTGACTACTAAAGAAACCCTTGTGGGCCTTGCCGATACAGCGACCCAGCAATTGGGTTTGGGCCTGATCCTTTCGACTTTGTTGATTGTGGTGCCGCCTATGGCGGGAATGTGGTTTAATGGCGTGATGGGCAGCTTCAGTGGTTATAACCCTGCAGAACGTTGGAATAACCCAAGTAATGGACAACCGAGTACGATGCCAGGGCATAATGCTCCTCCTCAGATTAATTCTACTCAGCAGCAAATAGGAAATAATACTGACTTAAATACTAGTATACCTCAGGGTAACTGGCAATCTGGTAACACAGTCTCAAATACAAATGTAGTTAAGACACAAGGACAATCTACATTAGGAATAGCCACTGGTGGCAAAGATCCGAAGAATCCAATAAATTGAGGAACAAATATATCATGAAGAAAGCAATTTTTATTCTTTGTATGGGCTTGTTTCCCATGTTTTCTTTTGCCTGTTCTCCAGGTGTAGGCGGTGGCCCCTCTGGAGATCCCCACTGTATGGCTCCCATTTTGGCAAATGACCCATACTACAACGGTTCCATGAATCAACAACAAACTCCGGTTATTGTTCATATCCCTTCTAAATATGGTGCCGTGGCAATGAATATGGATACTGGCTATGCAAGCGGTGTATTAAATCAGGACTCTTTGTCTAAAGCAAAGAAAGCAGCTTTGACTCAATGTAGACAAGGAAACCCAAAGGCTTCTTGCAGAGTAGCTTCTTGGGTTAGAAACGGTTGTATTGCTGCTGCGAGAGGCCAGATAATTAATAACCCAACTCAATGGACGTCTTTTTTTGCAGGAAAAGACAAGGGATTGGCAGAAGCTGCTGCATTGGCCAAATGTAAAGCTGATCCCAAAGTGAGAGATTGTCAAGTTTATTTACCTGAAGGTTGCTCTCTTCCTTAATATCTAAGGCCTCAAGGGCCGTCTGAAATTCCGGACGGCTCATATTAGAATATTGAATCTTACCCATTTCCACTTAAAGAAAAATATTATGAAAACCCCATTCTCCTTATTGCTTGCAGTGGCATTGGTACCTTCCTTTGCCTTTGCGGAATTCTCTGCCGATTCTTTTAACCCCGTAAAAATCAACAGCGATGAAGAACGCTTGGCCTGCGAAGCTATTATGTGCTTATCTTCGCCAAATAGCTCTCCCAGCCAATGCGAACCTTCTCTCCGCAAATACTATTCGATCAAGTTTAAACACGGGCATGATACTTTGACCGCCCGTCGCAACTTCCTCAAAAAATGTCCGGTTTCCAATAATCAAGATGTTTCCAAAATGATTAATACATTGGTACGCTAATTACTTTATATTTTAAGGGCCGTCTATTATTCAGACGGCCTTTTCTCTTACAAAGAGATTTTGTAAGTTACCTTCAAACCTACTCCCTATTTTGCTCAATTATTTACATTCAAAACTTACAGGCTTAATCTGATCTTTGTCGATATCAAGGCTTTTATGTAGATATAAAATGCCGTCTGAAACAACTTGGCACCATCTGTAAAGTGGCTCGAACAAATAAAGAATGCTTTATTCTGATTTTCCCTTTTTACCCTACCAAAACCGACGTCATACTGAGCGAGCCTGCAAGCAGCTTATCATTGAAAAACGTAACCTGATCTTGCGGTTCGCGCAATGCCATGATGAACAGCAAGGGCAAGTAATGATCCGGTGTTGGCACGGAAAGCTCGGCTTTTTCGCCTAGTTGCTGATAATGCACCAAGGTTTCATCATCTTGTGTCGCAATCGCTTGATTGACTGTTTCTTGGAATGCAAACGCCCAGTCATACCCTGCACCGATTTGATCGATATGTTCCCAGCTTATCGCCCTTAGATTATGCACAATATTGCCACTGCCGATAATCAGCACACCTTGTTCGCGCAAGGCAGATAATTTTTTCGCCAAATTGAAATGCCATTCTGCCGATTGCAAACGGTGAAGGCTAAGTTGCACCACAGGAATATCGGCATTGGGATAAAGAAATTTCAACACTGCCCAAGCGCCATGATCAAAGCCTCGTGTTGGGTTCAACTCGACATTTTCCGGCTGTAATAATGACTTCACTTGCGCCGCCAACTCAGGCGAACCGGGCGCAGGATATTGCACTTGGCTGAGCTCTTCAGGGAAGCCGTAGAAATCGTAAATCATTTCAGGATGTTCACCAGACGTAACCTGCAAA
Above is a genomic segment from Neisseria subflava containing:
- a CDS encoding type IV secretion system protein VirB3, translating into MQKNIVFRGCTRPATFLGVPYIPFFIGAGSGLLMGMYFNMFFLLTIPFIILIMRQMAKRDDMIFRFLGLRLKFRLKARNREEFPDTWCFSPNEYRNNPPKQ
- a CDS encoding TrbM/KikA/MpfK family conjugal transfer protein, whose amino-acid sequence is MKTPFSLLLAVALVPSFAFAEFSADSFNPVKINSDEERLACEAIMCLSSPNSSPSQCEPSLRKYYSIKFKHGHDTLTARRNFLKKCPVSNNQDVSKMINTLVR
- a CDS encoding TrbC/VirB2 family protein translates to MKNTQIQKKSRFTAENVATAAFVAAAFLAPTVGMAADDFTSASGGACKFIKNIHTVLNLMSVAVVTIAIIFAGYQIAFAHKRISDVAPILIGGVLIGAAGQIAKMLVGNADSCSAGTTSAMLQVLQFFA
- a CDS encoding VirB4 family type IV secretion/conjugal transfer ATPase gives rise to the protein MFTPDASISQFVSLSTHVSPTIVKTTGGDYLTTWHLSGLPFVGREEWELEHKHNTFNRLLQSLRAPDYVNVAFWVHDIRRHRGIDLRPKFQESFNQSLSDRYFSRLSKEKLMNNELYLTMIYRPVVDGKKFVDKSGNIDRLKAEQEQAIGTLNELATNLEAVLKDYHPYRLGMYEGKNGTVFSETLELFGYILNRINEPVPVLPAPVYNYLPLSRHLFSAKTGDYIVRTPEGKNHYGAILNLKEYPDGTYPGVLNGLKYLDVEYVITHSFSPMSRYDAMKTLERTRGMMISSGDKSFTQIAELDHAMDQLASGNFVLGGYHFSLAIYADSQEQLSQNIAAARAELSNAGFVTTKEDLAVCAAYYAQLPGNWNYRTRIANLSSLNFLGLCPLHNFAAGKREGNPWGQCVTVLQTTNGQPYYFNFHATLEGEDSEGEKAIANTMVIGKSGTGKTALINFLLSQVQKYDPKPTIFFFDKDRGAEIFVRACGGAYMALESGQPTGFNPFQCENTEANVQFLCGLMKQLGGKAHYSAAEDDDVLRAVRAMLDTPLALRSISNFQKSLPNTGDDSLYANIRKWTRGNSLGWVFDNPQDKIDFSGANIIGFDYTDVIENPQVRDPVIGYLIHRMEELIDGRRFIYIMDEFWKILDGEGGLKEFAKNKQKTIRKQNGMGIFATQSPEDALKSDISAALIEQTATMILLPNPNADKKDYIDGLKLTDSEFQVVKGLDERSRCFLVKQGHASAVCQLNLRGFDDELAVISASTDNIDIMDGIIKKTAERLGISIDAVKPEDWLQTFYDERKGSGKKSAANVMRNAD
- a CDS encoding lytic transglycosylase domain-containing protein, whose translation is MLIILICAKFHVNTNSYFHLNIMFFSCADLAVPHDIMHHVVRVESSGNPYAIGVVGGRLQRQPKNLAEAVATAKMLEQKGFNFSLGLAQVNRYNLKKYGLHSYEHAFQVCPNVKAGSHILRECYNRAKDWGKSFSCYYSGNFVTGYKHGYVQKIFSSMGKGRALPQNAIPVISNTVNTPRPMGQMTAQQTNRPNLTVTANPQPYSATVSKNQHSLQDNSTAQAKSNTYKDSAAVF
- the ygiD gene encoding 4,5-DOPA dioxygenase extradiol; this encodes MKKMPVLFVGHGSPMNALDKENPFNQNFSLITQKFTKPKAILMISAHWYSSRLQVTSGEHPEMIYDFYGFPEELSQVQYPAPGSPELAAQVKSLLQPENVELNPTRGFDHGAWAVLKFLYPNADIPVVQLSLHRLQSAEWHFNLAKKLSALREQGVLIIGSGNIVHNLRAISWEHIDQIGAGYDWAFAFQETVNQAIATQDDETLVHYQQLGEKAELSVPTPDHYLPLLFIMALREPQDQVTFFNDKLLAGSLSMTSVLVG
- a CDS encoding DUF4189 domain-containing protein, with the translated sequence MKKAIFILCMGLFPMFSFACSPGVGGGPSGDPHCMAPILANDPYYNGSMNQQQTPVIVHIPSKYGAVAMNMDTGYASGVLNQDSLSKAKKAALTQCRQGNPKASCRVASWVRNGCIAAARGQIINNPTQWTSFFAGKDKGLAEAAALAKCKADPKVRDCQVYLPEGCSLP
- a CDS encoding virB8 family protein, whose protein sequence is MFKSSKNTTDGNIQKAVKRSLDFETTLVDIRKKSEKRAWIVAGISTFSSLCLLGGLFYILPLKEKEPYLVMADVYTGQATVAKLAGDWNNLDITKNEAVNKSNISHFIIARESFDSQIIYDNDWATVYSMSVAGVSDSYRNLMNKSNPNSPFNLYGSAQSIRVKILSIVLNNSGKADGRDASATVRFQRFLLNKSTGISRFMDSNVATLTYTYNSNLKMDEKYRLKNPLGFQVLSYRVDPDASESPVQDLSSDYLSVGTSSESQAQQQVQSVPQPQSEAPTSVDNDVPNASPISVESGNQ
- a CDS encoding type IV secretion system protein produces the protein MDQFISGVGELAIYTSIRDYIYARIEFLTEHLLSKNLSMALSLVLALLTLWIMVQGYLIATGRSQEGLKGFAFGLGKAYFIVFVALGVASSSNFAIRTLTDTTADTLSEIMRGDNKIGAACLTQSTDSFVGCKIDQNLTVAQSIMGMLSRIDTAGDPNIFTQLNQAKWFAGVGTAGPGVVAGTMLIVFRIAMALFIGFAPIFILCLLFKKTAPLFQKWLYYGLATIFSGVMLGVMSDIAMDLVSNVGTSLFLSKEAMQFVTTKETLVGLADTATQQLGLGLILSTLLIVVPPMAGMWFNGVMGSFSGYNPAERWNNPSNGQPSTMPGHNAPPQINSTQQQIGNNTDLNTSIPQGNWQSGNTVSNTNVVKTQGQSTLGIATGGKDPKNPIN